The Octopus bimaculoides isolate UCB-OBI-ISO-001 chromosome 17, ASM119413v2, whole genome shotgun sequence genome includes the window TGGCTATTGCCGTCGCCTTTAGCCATCACGTCCTCTCCTCCGCCCGCACCTCCGCCTCCTCCGTTTACGGACCTCATCTCATCTGCGTCTCCCACAACTAACTTACGGATGCCGACAACGTctctgccgccgccgccgccgctgctgctgctgctgctactacagctgctactgctgtcggtattgttgctgctgctgttgtttttgttgttgttgttgttgttgtagtcgtcgcTGCCGCCGACGCCGATGCTGCAGTCTGTGTCGTCTgcgtcgccgccgtcgtcgttGTAGTCATGTCGCTGTGATtggccgctgccgccgccgccgccgccgccgaggCGGTAATTCTGCTGGCGATGACGACGAgcatgatgctgctgctgatgatgatgctgatgatggttaCGATGATGCGGAGGATGCGCGgaaagagaatgatgatgacgatgccgttgttgttgttgttgctgctgtcgttggACGATGGGACTTATGTGATGAAGGAGATGACGGGGATGAGGATGGGGCGGAACATGACCGGAAGTGAGATAActataacgacgatgatgatgatgattgtgaagatgatgatgatgatgatgatgatagcgatggcGATGCTGGCGGCGAAAATTATGCATaacgttgttattgtttttgttgttgacagACAACACAAGACGATGgggttgtcggtggtggtggtcatggtggccGCTGTTGTTGTGTTGTAACGATTTTACtgtgtttgtggttgttgttgtatcGGTGTTCatatcagtgttgttgttggtggtgttgttgtctGTGGCACTGGTGTCCAGAGCCTTGACCTCACCACTATCACGTGCAGCAGCATTACTTTCCgtagtctcctcctcctccacttgaCGGCCACACAGACTGCGCTTGGTCACCTCCTCTTCGTCCTGTCTTTCGTTATCGTAGTCACTATTATCGACGTGATAGTCACATGGAGTGCCGCTACTACTTTTTCCTTCGAAGTCACTGTCCACCTGacaatcttctttttcttcttcaacaccttctccttctcttcttcttccttcttcttcgccttcttcttctttcccttcttctttcCCTTGTTCTTCATCCTCACAATTCATCTTCTCACAACCGTCGAAGAAATCAGAATCGTTCGCAACCTCCATCGCCTTCTTCCCCACCGTGGGGCTCAAACGCGGGTCGGGGTCTTCGGAATACGGACTGGCACCGTAAGTCGGGTCGTCACGGTTCAGGTGAACATTAGTGTCGGAATCACAAGCGGCGAGTTGAAGCATAGCGGCGGTCTtcatgctgttgatgttgatgatgctgtgaTTGTTCGGGGGTAATTCCAGGTGGataggttggtggtggtggtggtgatggtgataggtCGCCGCCAAAGGGATCAGATTGTTTTGGTAAGCAGTGAAGGAAGACGAAGAattagcagaagaagaagaagaagaagaagaagaagaagaagaaggataggGAAAATACGGGTAGGTATAAGAATAGGTATATGAATAAGGGTACGATATATAAGATGTATAGGGGTAGTATGTGTGGTGGATATGTGCGGCGTGAGCTTTGGTGAAATAGCCACCTGCCGAAGATCGAACCAGCTTCGCTAGGCTACCGCTGCTCCTGTTTTCGTCGTCCTCATCCGGCATAGTGTTTCTGAGTTGTGTGGTTGTTGTGAAACAAGTGAGGTTTggtgagggtgagagaaagagggtaggaggaggaggaggaggaggggggagagggagtcagggagaaagagagtgaaactGNNNNNNNNNNggtgagagaaagagggtaggaggaggaggaggaggagggggggagagggagtcagggagaaagagagtgaaactGGAGGAGGAAGAACTAGAGGGgacagaagaagagaaagaatagagcgagtgagagagagagagagagaggatggggggggagaaagaggtttggtgagggtgagagaaagagggtagGAGGNNNNNNNNNNNNNNNNNNNNNNNNNNNNNNNNNNNNNNNNNNNNNNNNNNNNNNNNNNNNNNNNNNNNNNNNNNNNNNNNNNNNNN containing:
- the LOC106872216 gene encoding putative uncharacterized protein DDB_G0277255, which codes for MPDEDDENRSSGSLAKLVRSSAGGYFTKAHAAHIHHTYYPYTSYISYPYSYTYSYTYPYFPYPSSSSSSSSSSSSANSSSSFTAYQNNLIPLAATYHHHHHHHQPIHLELPPNNHSIININSMKTAAMLQLAACDSDTNVHLNRDDPTYGASPYSEDPDPRLSPTVGKKAMEVANDSDFFDGCEKMNCEDEEQGKEEGKEEEGEEEGRRREGEGVEEEKEDCQVDSDFEGKSSSGTPCDYHVDNSDYDNERQDEEEVTKRSLCGRQVEEEETTESNAAARDSGEVKALDTSATDNNTTNNNTDMNTDTTTTTNTVKSLQHNNSGHHDHHHRQPHRLVLSVNNKNNNNVMHNFRRQHRHRYHHHHHHHLHNHHHHRRYSYLTSGHVPPHPHPRHLLHHISPIVQRQQQQQQQRHRHHHSLSAHPPHHRNHHQHHHQQQHHARRHRQQNYRLGGGGGGGSGQSQRHDYNDDGGDADDTDCSIGVGGSDDYNNNNNNKNNSSSNNTDSSSSCSSSSSSSGGGGGRDVVGIRKLVVGDADEMRSVNGGGGGAGGGEDVMAKGDGNSHRLLTPPPVVDRHKHHHHHHHHHHNHSNTGANTNISTATTNAEITKRFTNFLIADILKPEFGQNFKGFDRKHSKNNKNNNEGDNNGNYKNHFRKSEDNFIASIKQVQGSIHRKTKDNCYACYNGFETASQLSEKSKKDDCEITPSPSLPPPPSSSSSSSSSSSLLLSSSSLSSLSLLSSSFHSFSSSLSSSSSSSSSSSSSSSSSSSLSSSPPTSSSLFTEPSSTGLGTSTESLQLHKNREFTKAPIINNINKISNNNKNNKNNNNDNNNNENNNDNNNSESDHNSFKYPAWVFCTRYSDRPSSGPRSRKMKRKEKKADEKRPRTAFTPEQLHRLKLEFDVGKYLTEERRQALAKELALNESQIKIWFQNKRAKMKKVSGPKNPLALQLMAEGLYNHQTHKD